The sequence CAGCTCACTTGGGATCATATTCTGCCTCGGGGGTTCTTCCGTGTTTACCATCAGCAAAAACGGACTGACCTACGAGTACACGCTCCGGCAGGGGGAGTGCAGTATAGCCTATATGCCTTATGCCGCAGGAATCTCAGCAATCGACAGCCGGAAGAGATACAGAGCGGTAAATATGTTCATCGTCCCCCTGCGTGTCAGAAACCATTCTTTCGGTCATCCCATGGCGGAAAGCTTTCTTCAGGAGATAACCCGCACAGCGAAAGATAGCATCTTCCTCACCAAAGGGAACATCACGAAAGATATTCTGAAAATTCTTCAGGAGCTTATAAGCACAAAAGCCTCGGGATTCTCTTACAGAAACCTTGACATATCAAGACTGTATGAGCTGGTAATGCTCACCGTGGAAAGCCTGAATACCAAAAAGCAGTTCAGACAGAAAAATATCCTCCAGCCGGAAGATATAAACCTGATACTGAACGCGGGGCGCCTGATAACGGAAAATCTCTCAAATCCGCCAACTCTGGTATCCCTCGCAAAATCCGCAGGGCTTAATCTCTTTAAGCTTAAAAACGGGTTCAAAGAGGTTTTCGGAACAACGGTCAACGGATTCATTACCGATAAGCGGATGGAAAAAGCCAAGGTCATGCTTGAAAGCGGTGATTACAGCGTGAGCAACATCGCTTGGGATCTTGGCTACACCAATGTGAGCCATTTTATCGAGCTTTTCCGCAGGCAATACGGCATGACCCCGGGGAAGCTCCTTTCCGAGCAGCGCAGCAGGTCGGTCTCCAAGCTTATATCGAGCGCCAGACAAAGCATAATTTAATTTTCGTATATTTTGAATACCTTCTCGGGTAGCGGTAAGCCACCTTCCGTTTTATACTTCTCTAACTTTTTTCGAGAGGTATATTTAATGAAAAAACTTACAAGGCTTGCGGTCAT is a genomic window of Geovibrio thiophilus containing:
- a CDS encoding helix-turn-helix domain-containing protein, whose amino-acid sequence is MLSEISVSINESVKNTDNGAVRPMSSPYLKYAKEYLITPEIGYYSMDVPSGEELKTGFQTANSSLGIIFCLGGSSVFTISKNGLTYEYTLRQGECSIAYMPYAAGISAIDSRKRYRAVNMFIVPLRVRNHSFGHPMAESFLQEITRTAKDSIFLTKGNITKDILKILQELISTKASGFSYRNLDISRLYELVMLTVESLNTKKQFRQKNILQPEDINLILNAGRLITENLSNPPTLVSLAKSAGLNLFKLKNGFKEVFGTTVNGFITDKRMEKAKVMLESGDYSVSNIAWDLGYTNVSHFIELFRRQYGMTPGKLLSEQRSRSVSKLISSARQSII